gctggtactacaccccttgataatttgtgactatttttgcatttttcttaaaaactaataaaacactggtaacatatgtatattataggagcaaggaatccagttactacactggaatttcagtgactcaagacaagtagtttttgatttattgatcaaatattggtttccctcatttttgactgtaactccacaactgttgattgtgctgaaataaaattttcagtgcagtacttgtagtccttgcccctataatatacatatcttacttgtcaccactgcgctataatttttgataaaaatgcaaaaataggcacaaaattggccaggggtgtagtaccaccttaaacatggTCTCGTGtcatttccaagattgtaggtagTCATGCATAAAAGATGAAAAGGTCGCGTGTCATTATGCATACGGTGTGGGTGGTTAACAATGTAGACTTCATTAGtcacagaaaaaataacaaaGCAGGGATTTGTCAGGGACTTTCCCACTTCTTACATAATATAATAGAAAAACTGAACTTCATACTACAGGTTTTCACTTTCGGCTTTGAACCGTATCTTTTGACCGGATCTTGAAGTAAGCATACTTAACATAACAATACAGCCGATGTTACCTAAACTGCTAAATATAGGTGTCTATATAATTTCCCCCAAATCTCAGCAGTTTTTCTCTGATAACGCATACATGTGTTTCTCTCTGAGGGTATTGGCAAAATGGATATCTCGCAAGGACAAATCTAGTAGAAGTTACAGTAACATTTGAAAGGAGGGAAGACTTACAATCACTAGTAAGTAAGGAATTAACTTCAATGCAACGAACCTTAACTTCAATGCAACGAACCTTAACTTCAATGCAACGAACAACAAGCTGCAATATTCAGTTTTGTAAATCTCCGTAACGTTAAACATGGCGTCTGCAAATGCAGCAACACCAAATGTGCAACTCTGCGGTATCGAGGAAGACCTACTCGAGTGCAGTATCTGTCTGCAAGTCGTGCAGCAACCTAAAGCATTGCAATGTCTCCATACGTACTGCTTGAAATGCTTGCGGGACTTGGTGAAGACGCAAAAAAGTGGCAACCAACTTACATGTCCTCTCTGTAACGAAATATCACGGTTGCCTAAAACCGGTGTTGATGGTTTAAAGACCaactttctgattaataagttgaAGGAGAGAAAATCCGTTCTTGAAAAACTCAACAAGCCGAAGATCCCGTGCACTAATTGTGAGACACGGGACACAGAGGCTATTGCCAGGTGCATGGAATGCCGAGATTTTCTGTGCGATAAATGTTTACATGCCCACAAGGAAATGCGTATTCTTAAAGGGCATGTTTTGTGCACTTTGGAACAAGTGCGATCTGGTGAAGTCGATATATTCAATACGCGTCAAACTGAAGATACGTGTGACAAACACAAGGGACAAGTTCTGCGATTCTTCTGCAAAACATGTTGGGTACCAACTTGTCGAGATTGTACTGTGATTGAACATTGCCGTCCGAAGCATGAAAATATCTCCCTAGATAAAATCCACCAAGAACAAAAAGATCAAATTGAACAGCTTGCTACCGCCTGTCAAAGTGTCGCACTTCGCGTTGATAGAGCTATTGAAAAAGCAAATCGGATTCAATGTGATCTTAATGAAGCCGCTAAAAATGCCCAAGAGCAAGTCGACGGAGCCGCTAAGCAAAGTTTGAATAACTTTAAACTTCAGTTGCAGGTTAAATGCCGAAAACCAACACAAAAAATCGACAACTGGAAGCAGAATCGCACCAAAGATATAGAAAGTAAGCAGCAAAGCTTGAAATTCCAGCAAGCACGACTCCGTACCGCTATAGAAATGGCATATCAAGTTACGGGAATGGGATCAACAACTGATGTTGCACACGTATATTCAGAGCTTACTACGACTCTGGATCAACTTCGCGAATTGAAACCGGTCAGTGTGCAGAGTAGCATGGGTAAAATTAAGTTCACGCCGACAGAAAAGTATAAAACCATGGCGACTAGTCTTGGCGAATTGTCTCTTGGACTTGAAGCAGGCCACTGGGAGCTGGAAAAGAATTTGGTCGTAGGCCGAGAGCAAGAAGGCGTCAATGATGTTGCTGTTACTCACGATGGTGAGATCGTTCTTACAACGGCTAAGTCTGAAGCATGTGCATCAATTTCTGACGCCAGGCGCAATAGCTTCAAAGCGGATTTCAAAGCTACTTTTTGTCGCAGAGGACATAATGCAATCGTAATGCTTAACGGGCACATCTGCACCAGTGACATGACTGACAATGTCAAAGTGTTTGGACATGATGGCAAAGAACTCTTCAAGTTTTATTCTGTGCCTCCAATTACTACTAGCATAGGTTGGTCATCGGTGTCATCAGCAGAAAGATGTATTGCTGGTTTGGCAGTCAATTCGCGCGGTGAGATTCTAGTTGGTGAAATCATGGGCAAGTTCATAAGTAAACATCAGCAGAATGGGGACCATATTGCCAGTTTCGAACTCCCTATCGAACCTATGTATATCGCAGTTGCCGAGACTGCTTCTGGTGCTTCCATGGACTACGAAGAACGCATTATAGTAAGTTCGAGCAAACAACATGCAGTAGTGATTGTGAATTCCTCGGGAAAAGTCTGCCACACTCTTGTGCGACCGTCAGGGGTTAAGCAGCTCAACTGGGAACCAACGGGCGTATGCTTCAGTAACCATGGTGAAGGGACAATATTTGTCTCCAATAACGCACAAGGAGAAGATGTAGACCTCACTGGATTTTTAGCTAATAGCGGATTTGCTGTGTATTGTTATTCAGGTGCTGGTGAGTACCTGAATTGCGTAACAACTCAGGTTGTTTATCCAAAGGGACTTGCCCTCATGGAGGACGAGGAGAAGCTACTGGTAGCCGATGAAGAAGGTGTTAAGATATTTCATCTGAAGTAGCATCTGTTACCAATGACGGGTGCTATCACATCCACTAAACGTTACATTCTGTGCCGTGTTACAAGATATTGTATCTGTATACACTAATCCGACGAgccatggtcagaattcattccgccattactaggggccatccgcaccaaactggtgttgtaactgcccaattgggtgggaaAATGCTGCTCCAAACTCAatcttatatgtgacgtgtcatgtcaaaaggagacatttttggaCAGGgtgtcaattttgaggttttaacatatcttaaatgtagagatattttgctccacaacgccgttttttccaatgaaatcggacattcctaagcgaagatattgagttcgtaatctatggtatcataaaattggaaactgagatatcggcctttaaaaatattattgacaatgttgagagtacgtTGAAAAGTGTCTTAAAAAATAcaggatgccagttatattccggtctgaaactatcagacaatattttaaacattaataacatcacaaattcgcaacaaacccaaattgtgaaaaaatcacccgggcagatttttggctatttctccatttacgatcctgcccaaaaatgtctccttttgacataacACGTCAcacattgtattgcattgtaaaccTTCAACATCCTTTTGTCACATGTGTGATAGACTACATTTTAAAACTTCCGCaagcctgcatcatttcacacTTCAGGTGGGAAGGCCCcttcaatggctgccattgaggtgtaggaatgcttgGAATCGGATATGTGTATAATGTTACAATTACTGATACTTATGCCGGGTACTTATGTGGGGTGCTTTTATTCCCCAATCTAACTCAACGCGTTTATTTTGGACGGAGGGTGTGTGTACAGCACAGAAGTACAAAACTTATGAATAATATGTACATAATTGTTGCCATTAGTTCCAGCTAGTTCCTGGTCTATGGAACGCTCCGAACCAATGTCACCTGGATGGCGTTATAGACCAATGTAACGCCCCGTGAACAAGATGTAACGTTACTCAGAATGTAACTTGATCATATAGACAAGATGGGCGTGTATGTATATGTAGGAACTCGAGACGATGTAATAAACATATTTCTGCATCTTTCTGcaaattattcactcattcatcTCTTCTCGTTTGGATAATAACAATACACTTCTTTatggattaccagcaaaccaactctatcgcctttagaaaattcaaaacactgccgctcgaattcttaccttcaccagaaaatattgtcatatcacgccaatcctaaaggaactgcattggcttcctgtcacacaaagaattgttttttaaacttatgttgattatgttaaatgtaataatgattttgctccgtcatatttatctgaactcctttcacattatgttcccacgcgtacgcttcgatctggaaacatgcaacttcttcaagaaagaaaatccaaccgcacatggggtgacagatcatttgcaatctcagctccacgtctatggaatgaactgcctatttatattagaactgctaCAAATataactgtgtttaaaaagttgttaaaaactcatcttaagtcagagacattctgtaattcttaagttatgtttcttattttacttccagttttctttgtctattgttcagttttgttttgtttttgttttagtgccttgagcgctcttaattgagtgaatatgtgccttgtcgctattattattattattattattattattattattattattattattattattattattattattattattattattattattattattatatataaatatgataatggGGTGTTGAAAACATAAAAATGTAATCGTGAAAACTgttaattacccagcaaacacaaatatgttcttaaaacgtttattcaaaatcatGATGTAACGTTACTCAGTCAGAACGTAACTTGATACAGACAAGATGTAACGTTACATTGCCGTGACGCAGTGTGGATGTATATGTAGCAACTCGAGACGATGTAATAAACATCTTTCTGCAATATTATGACAATGGGGTGGTGAAACATTATAAAAATGTAATGGTGAAAATTgttaactacccagcaaacacaaatatgttcttaaaacgtttattcaaaatcatGATGTAACGTTACTCAGTCAGAATGTAACTTGATACAGACAAGATGTAACGTTACTCGGTCAGAACGTAACTTGATACAGACTAGATGTAACGTTACATTGCCGTGTAGGGGTGCGTGGATGTATAATGTAGGAACTTGGGACGATGTAATAAACATCTTTCTGCAATATTATGACAATGTGGTgctgaaaacattataaaaatgtaATGGTGAAAATTGTTAACTActcagcaaatacaaaaatacgtttaatcaaaaagtttaaaacatttaaatgtcgggttaaataaaaatcatgaatacgtttttaaaacgttattgtaaaatattttgggcaaacaattttgcaaaatattatttcaatagtTAAATAACATTTCTGTTAGAAttttttgcatcacgttttcaaaaacgttatttgcatattttggtcAATATCTCTGTTTGAGATAAAACTCGATTTGAAACTTGGCGCAAACTGGCGGCTTTGATTACCCCTTTCCTGCCGAGTACCGAATAATATGCGTTATGAAACCAGGAGAGCCGGGGCTAGTCCCCCCTCCAAATTTTCAGAGGTAAAATGGGgcaaaagagtaaagtgtccttaaaatgactacaaattggatgcaaaattgataaaaagggaacgaaaatttggctttgccatTTTTAAAGTTCCGCGGCCTGCTGCTTACATTGTTTTTGCCGCTCCCCCGTACAACACTACGAAGGCACGTCTGGTGGTGGTTGTGATTTCTTTTTTCTCTGAATTATGCTGTGTTGTAAATAATCTTGcttgatttgattttgttttgctcTTTTGGGTTTTGTTTGTAGTATATCTTGTAtatctgtaaagcgcattgagaaacTGTTTTGTTTGTAACGCGCTCTGtaagtgtatattattattacactaaaatcctggctacgctactgtttgAAACGGTATGGATTCAGCACCGATTCTCTTTCAGACAAACggacaacatgcatttaatttgagttatcttgagtagataggaaaaacacgtggattcaacataattattatgcctagcaaaagaaaatatcgcaacaattagaaattttgctttgatcttgttGAATAGATAGCGCTACTATCACAgttctaaaaacatcaatctatttcgttcaagagataagaatagcaaaatgcattaaatttaagctatcttcggtagatagcaaatgcgcatgaattcattataacggggaaactcattttaaaacacgtttcatgagcagaaatattttgatttaaataaacaaaatactgtcttacgcaacttttgattagtaatactctGAAAAATCAGTTTGTGAATAAAAGTTTCTCACGCACTTCGtcaacgcacgtattattcatccatggttttgctattctactgaagatgatagatcgaatgtcgcgcgaaagtgttgcgacattttgttttggtttaattttaaattcctgTGTTTTCTTTCCTATCCATtgaagatagctgaaataaaatgcaggcctatgttgtcatttttgtcttctGGACGAGAtagattgatattttagaatTAGGCCTGTTGGTGTtatatatatctactgaagatccaaataaaatttcaagcagtaaagacttgctttaaacatttttttagtgcttccttttaaaatgttcattttattgaCCAACATACTGgtaatttctttgtcttcagtagataacaccactAACACGGTTTTAAAATAAtcagctatctctttgagacaaattgacaacatgcatttaatttgagttatcttcaatagataggaAAAACATGTGaattcaacattattattatgcctagcaaaagaaaatatcgcaacacttagaaattttgctttgatcttgttGAATAGATCGCGCCACTATCACATgtctaaaaacatcaatctatttcgttcaagagataagaatagcaaaatgcattaaatttaagctttcttcggtagatagcaaatgcgcatgaaatCATTATAACGAGGAAAACTCAatttaaaacacgtttcatgagcagaaatattttgattgaaataaacaaaatactgtcttacgcaacttttgattagtaatactctgaaaaagtcagtttgtgaataaaagttttaaaagtattaacttgtttctcacgcacttcgtcaacgcacatattattcatccatggttttgctattctacaatcccccgcatgcgattatttagcaaacatacaaaattaatcgctagattttaatagtgggtaaatttcctaaccatatagaaactttttttgcgtagtgtagtaCTAAACACTTTTAAGCGATATAATTTGCATTCTTAATTAAATAgattttttcagttttttaaaatttttgaaaatgactCGTGTAAAGAAcaattttgatatagcctgtataaTGGCAGGGAGGCCGCAATAACAAATCTTCTATTTTAGTAAGATTTAGAGAGGTCACATAGTGATTTTGAGGTTTTcctgcaacatttttggacaacGCTTTTAACGGTGTTAAAATTTGTCTAAACACTCTGTGATCTTTTCACTTTACCCGACtgtcatttttaaaaactgaCGTGGGCTGAGATATCTGGGATGAAAATTGCAGTTTCTGTGATTTgttgttttgtccaaaaagctgTGTCCAAAAAGTTTGCACGAAACTTTGAACTAGAACTGCTAGACCGATGTGCCTGTGGCCCC
This DNA window, taken from Amphiura filiformis chromosome 16, Afil_fr2py, whole genome shotgun sequence, encodes the following:
- the LOC140135717 gene encoding E3 ubiquitin-protein ligase TRIM33-like, which codes for MASANAATPNVQLCGIEEDLLECSICLQVVQQPKALQCLHTYCLKCLRDLVKTQKSGNQLTCPLCNEISRLPKTGVDGLKTNFLINKLKERKSVLEKLNKPKIPCTNCETRDTEAIARCMECRDFLCDKCLHAHKEMRILKGHVLCTLEQVRSGEVDIFNTRQTEDTCDKHKGQVLRFFCKTCWVPTCRDCTVIEHCRPKHENISLDKIHQEQKDQIEQLATACQSVALRVDRAIEKANRIQCDLNEAAKNAQEQVDGAAKQSLNNFKLQLQVKCRKPTQKIDNWKQNRTKDIESKQQSLKFQQARLRTAIEMAYQVTGMGSTTDVAHVYSELTTTLDQLRELKPVSVQSSMGKIKFTPTEKYKTMATSLGELSLGLEAGHWELEKNLVVGREQEGVNDVAVTHDGEIVLTTAKSEACASISDARRNSFKADFKATFCRRGHNAIVMLNGHICTSDMTDNVKVFGHDGKELFKFYSVPPITTSIGWSSVSSAERCIAGLAVNSRGEILVGEIMGKFISKHQQNGDHIASFELPIEPMYIAVAETASGASMDYEERIIVSSSKQHAVVIVNSSGKVCHTLVRPSGVKQLNWEPTGVCFSNHGEGTIFVSNNAQGEDVDLTGFLANSGFAVYCYSGAGEYLNCVTTQVVYPKGLALMEDEEKLLVADEEGVKIFHLK